Below is a window of Roseivirga misakiensis DNA.
ATCTCTGGTAAAATGAGAATGCACTACATTAAAATATTACCTGGAGACAAAGTAAAACTTGAAATGTCTCCTTATGATTTAACTAAAGGAAGAATTACTTACCGGTATAAATAAAAAACGATGAAAGTAAAGGCGTCCATCAAAAAGCGTAGCGCTGATTGTAAGGTAATCCGTAGAAACGGAAAGCTTTACGTGATTAACAAGAAGAATCCTAGATTCAAACAAAGACAAGGATAATTATGGCAAGGATTTCAGGAGTAGATATTCCAGATCACAAAAGATCAGAAATTGGTTTAACATACATTTTTGGTATCGGCCGTAGCTCAGCAAACTATGTGTTGAACAAGGCAGGTATCGATGTAAATACCAAAATTGGTGATCTCGATGATGATCAGCAAAAAGCAATCAGAACCATCATTGGTGAAGAGTTTAAAATTGAAGGTGTACTTAAATCAGAAGTACAATTGAACATCAAGCGTTTGATGGATATCGGTTGTTATAGAGGTTTAAGACACAGAAGAGGCTTGCCAGTTCGTGGTCAGCATACGAAGAACAACTCTAGAACCAGAAAAGGTAAGAGAAAGACTGTTGCTAACAAGAAAAAGGCTACTAAGTAATAACAGCTTATAAAATATTATAAAGATGGCTGAGAAAAGAAAAGATAAAGCAAGAAAGAGAATTGTACAGGTGGATGCACTTGGACAGGCGCACATCAAGGCGTCTTTCAATAACATCATCATCTCTTTGACCAACCAACAAGGTCAAGTGATCTCTTGGGCTTCGGCAGGAAAAATGGGCTTTAAAGGCTCAAAAAAGAATACACCTTATGCTGCACAACAAGCAGCTCAAGACTGTGCTCAAAAAGCATATGACTTAGGTTTAAGAAAAGTAGAAGTCTTTGTGAAAGGACCTGGTGCGGGTAGAGAATCTGCCATCAGAACTATCCAAAATACTGGTATTGAAGTTACGCTGATAAGAGATGTAACACCACTACCACACAATGGATGTCGTCCTCCAAAAAGAAGAAGAGTTTAATTTAGATATTATTAGTAATGGCAAGATATAGAGGTCCAAAGGCTAAAATTGCAAGGAGATTTAATGATCCTATTTTTGGTCACAGCAAAGCATTACAAAAGAAGGCTTATCCTCCAGGCCAGCACGGCAGAGGAAGAAGAAAGAAGCAGTCTGAATATGCAATCCAGTTAATGGAAAAGCAAAAAGCTAAATACACTTATGGTGTATTAGAAAGACAATTCGCTAACCTTTTTGATAAGGCTTCAAGAAGATCAGGTATTACGGGTGAAATCTTACTTCAATTATTGGAGACTAGATTGGATAACGTAGTATACAGATTGGGAATAGCTCCAACAAGAAGAGGAGCGAGACAATTAGTGTCTCACAAACACATTACCGTAAACGGCGAGGTGTTAAATATTCCTTCTTATCACGTATTAGAAACTGACGTGATTGGTGTAAGAGAGAAATCAAAATCTCTTGAAGCAGTTACTGACAGTTTGGGTGCAAATTCTGTACAGAAGTACCCATGGTTAGAATGGAATAAAGCAGAGATGACAGGTAGAATGATCAACGTGCCAGCAAGAGAAGATATTCCTGAGAATATCAAAGAGCAGTTGATAGTCGAGCTTTACTCTAAATAATACATTTAAGAACCTTAAAAAATTTAGATATATGTCAATACTAGCATTTCAAATCCCGGAGAAGGTGGTAATGGAGAAGGCAGACGATTTTCACGGTCTGTTCACTTTTAAACCATTGGAAAAAGGTTACGGGGTAACTATTGGTAATGCACTTAGAAGAATTTTACTTTCTTCTTTGGAAGGCTATGCTATCACAGGTATTAAAATTCCAAGTGTACTTCACGAGTTCTCTACTAT
It encodes the following:
- the ykgO gene encoding type B 50S ribosomal protein L36, which produces MKVKASIKKRSADCKVIRRNGKLYVINKKNPRFKQRQG
- the rpsM gene encoding 30S ribosomal protein S13 encodes the protein MARISGVDIPDHKRSEIGLTYIFGIGRSSANYVLNKAGIDVNTKIGDLDDDQQKAIRTIIGEEFKIEGVLKSEVQLNIKRLMDIGCYRGLRHRRGLPVRGQHTKNNSRTRKGKRKTVANKKKATK
- the rpsD gene encoding 30S ribosomal protein S4, encoding MARYRGPKAKIARRFNDPIFGHSKALQKKAYPPGQHGRGRRKKQSEYAIQLMEKQKAKYTYGVLERQFANLFDKASRRSGITGEILLQLLETRLDNVVYRLGIAPTRRGARQLVSHKHITVNGEVLNIPSYHVLETDVIGVREKSKSLEAVTDSLGANSVQKYPWLEWNKAEMTGRMINVPAREDIPENIKEQLIVELYSK
- the rpsK gene encoding 30S ribosomal protein S11, producing the protein MAEKRKDKARKRIVQVDALGQAHIKASFNNIIISLTNQQGQVISWASAGKMGFKGSKKNTPYAAQQAAQDCAQKAYDLGLRKVEVFVKGPGAGRESAIRTIQNTGIEVTLIRDVTPLPHNGCRPPKRRRV
- the infA gene encoding translation initiation factor IF-1 is translated as MAKQGSIEQDGTIVEALPNATFRVELENGHIVLAHISGKMRMHYIKILPGDKVKLEMSPYDLTKGRITYRYK